A DNA window from Leptolyngbya sp. KIOST-1 contains the following coding sequences:
- a CDS encoding aliphatic sulfonate ABC transporter substrate-binding protein → MRRSLWAILATFSVVVLHSCAQPSGSGGTAAAPSAVRVDFAYYNPVSLVLKEKGWLEEDLAQDNVAVEWTQSQGSNKALELLNSRSIDFGSTAGAAALLGKANGNPIKSVYVYSKPEWTALVTRPDSGITKVEDLKGKRVAATKGTDPHIFLLRALDQVGLSESDLEVVQLQHADGRTALERGDVDAWAGLDPHMARTELENGSSLFFRNPDLNTYGVLNVREEFANTYPTYVERVLAAYEKARQWSLENPAELEAILANAAGLEKNVAAKQLERTDLSNSVIGTVHKNTILASGDVLKKSGVIPSDTDVNAVVDSLIDPQFIEKVAVR, encoded by the coding sequence ATGCGGCGCAGTCTGTGGGCCATACTGGCCACCTTCTCGGTGGTGGTGCTGCACAGCTGTGCCCAACCCTCTGGCTCTGGCGGCACCGCTGCCGCCCCTAGCGCCGTGCGCGTAGACTTTGCCTACTACAACCCCGTCAGCCTGGTGCTGAAAGAGAAAGGCTGGCTCGAAGAAGACCTGGCCCAGGACAATGTGGCCGTCGAGTGGACTCAGAGCCAGGGCAGCAACAAAGCCCTTGAGTTGCTCAACAGCCGCAGCATCGACTTTGGCTCCACCGCCGGAGCGGCGGCCCTGCTGGGCAAAGCCAACGGCAACCCGATCAAATCGGTCTACGTCTACTCCAAACCGGAGTGGACGGCCCTGGTCACCCGCCCCGACAGCGGCATCACCAAAGTTGAAGACCTGAAGGGCAAACGAGTGGCCGCCACCAAAGGCACTGACCCCCACATTTTCTTGCTGCGCGCCCTCGATCAAGTAGGCCTCTCAGAAAGTGACCTGGAAGTGGTGCAGCTCCAGCATGCCGATGGCCGCACCGCCCTGGAGCGCGGCGATGTGGATGCCTGGGCCGGTCTTGACCCCCACATGGCCAGAACCGAGTTGGAGAATGGCTCCAGTCTGTTCTTTCGCAACCCTGACCTGAACACCTACGGCGTGCTCAACGTGCGCGAAGAGTTTGCCAACACCTACCCCACCTACGTCGAGCGGGTGCTCGCCGCCTACGAAAAGGCCCGCCAATGGTCCCTCGAAAACCCAGCGGAGCTAGAAGCGATCCTCGCCAACGCCGCTGGCTTGGAAAAGAACGTCGCTGCCAAACAGCTGGAGCGCACCGATCTGTCCAACAGCGTCATTGGCACCGTCCACAAAAACACCATCCTCGCCTCCGGCGACGTGCTGAAGAAGAGCGGCGTGATTCCCTCTGATACAGACGTGAATGCCGTAGTGGATTCGCTGATCGATCCGCAGTTTATTGAGAAGGTGGCGGTGAGGTAG
- a CDS encoding ABC transporter permease, producing MVAPASQTPITTAPSLWRRWFSGDGWISLASVATVLGLWWVASHAGWVSSLFLPTPEAVIRAFVDIVVNGYKGVPLLFHIWDSLYRLGIALVLAVAIAVPLGMACGASDKLRAVVEPLIEFYRPLPPLAYYTLLVIWLGIENASKIALLFLAAFAPLFIAAVAGVQRVPRDRILGSQSLGANRWQIFRYVIFPSVLPDLFTGLRTAIGFAYTTLVAAEMVAAVSGIGWMVLDASKFLRSDVIFVGIFIMGGIAVALDWLLRWVMRSHLTWVGRE from the coding sequence ATGGTCGCCCCTGCATCCCAAACCCCAATTACTACAGCTCCTTCCCTTTGGCGGCGCTGGTTCTCTGGCGACGGCTGGATCTCCCTGGCCTCGGTAGCTACGGTGCTGGGGCTGTGGTGGGTGGCTAGCCATGCGGGGTGGGTGAGTTCGCTGTTTTTGCCGACCCCAGAGGCGGTGATTCGGGCGTTTGTGGACATTGTGGTGAATGGCTACAAGGGCGTGCCGCTGCTCTTTCACATTTGGGACAGCCTCTACCGATTGGGTATTGCGCTGGTTTTGGCGGTTGCGATCGCAGTTCCTCTCGGCATGGCCTGCGGAGCCTCGGACAAGTTGCGGGCCGTGGTTGAGCCGCTAATTGAGTTCTACCGCCCCCTGCCCCCGCTGGCCTACTACACTCTGCTGGTGATCTGGCTGGGCATTGAAAATGCGTCAAAGATCGCCCTGTTGTTTTTGGCGGCCTTTGCGCCCTTGTTTATTGCGGCGGTGGCCGGAGTGCAGCGGGTACCCCGCGATCGCATCCTCGGCTCCCAATCTTTGGGTGCCAACCGCTGGCAGATCTTTCGCTACGTGATTTTTCCGTCGGTGCTGCCCGATTTATTTACCGGGCTGCGCACCGCCATTGGGTTTGCCTACACCACTCTGGTAGCCGCTGAGATGGTAGCCGCCGTCTCCGGCATCGGCTGGATGGTGCTCGATGCCAGCAAATTCCTCCGCAGTGACGTGATTTTTGTCGGCATTTTCATCATGGGCGGCATCGCCGTGGCACTGGACTGGCTGCTGCGCTGGGTGATGCGATCGCATTTGACCTGGGTGGGGAGGGAGTAG
- a CDS encoding ABC transporter substrate-binding protein, which yields MPLKRRHFLYGMAGVTVPLIAASCAGTTNAPSNNAAGTASAGGDSGSAAPSTIRIGYQVIPNAELLAKALGLTEKAFPNSTVQYSSFDSGRDVNTAFAANGIDFGLAGSVPVAVGISQGLPYEVYFIHDVIGDAEALVVRNGITTTKDLTGKKVAVPFGSTTHFSLLALLDQDGVDPAGLTLLDLQPQDLVAAWQRGDIDAAYVWEPHLTRLVGDGGTVILTSADLADRGVLTADVGLVSKAFAQNHTDALRRYVGVLDEAVEFYRANPQQAAEALAKELGLTPEESLASSKGIIWLTSTEQADAKFLGKSGQPGAFAQVLKDSADFLVGQKAIDKAADLATFQQHLRTDTLKT from the coding sequence ATGCCTCTGAAACGACGACATTTTTTGTACGGAATGGCCGGTGTTACTGTGCCATTGATTGCGGCGAGTTGCGCTGGCACCACCAATGCTCCATCGAATAATGCGGCGGGTACAGCTAGTGCTGGGGGCGATTCTGGCAGCGCTGCACCCAGTACAATCCGCATTGGCTACCAGGTGATTCCCAATGCCGAGCTGTTGGCCAAGGCGCTGGGTTTAACCGAAAAAGCATTCCCCAACAGCACGGTGCAGTACTCCAGCTTTGACTCGGGGCGCGATGTTAACACCGCCTTTGCCGCCAACGGTATCGATTTTGGCCTGGCGGGGTCGGTGCCGGTCGCCGTCGGTATTTCCCAGGGGTTGCCCTACGAGGTGTATTTCATCCACGACGTAATTGGCGATGCCGAGGCGCTGGTCGTGCGTAATGGCATTACCACCACCAAGGATTTGACCGGCAAGAAGGTAGCCGTGCCCTTTGGTTCCACCACCCACTTCAGCCTGCTGGCCCTGTTGGATCAAGACGGCGTCGACCCGGCTGGTCTGACGCTTCTAGATTTGCAGCCCCAGGATCTAGTGGCCGCCTGGCAGCGGGGCGACATCGATGCCGCCTATGTATGGGAGCCCCACCTGACTCGACTGGTGGGTGATGGCGGCACAGTGATCCTCACCTCCGCAGACTTGGCCGATCGCGGTGTGCTCACCGCCGACGTGGGGCTGGTGAGCAAAGCCTTTGCCCAAAATCACACCGATGCCCTGCGGCGGTACGTAGGGGTGCTAGATGAGGCGGTGGAGTTTTATCGAGCCAACCCCCAGCAGGCGGCAGAGGCGCTCGCTAAGGAGCTGGGACTCACGCCCGAGGAGTCGCTGGCCAGCTCCAAGGGCATCATCTGGCTGACCTCTACAGAACAGGCCGATGCCAAGTTTTTGGGTAAGTCAGGACAACCCGGAGCCTTTGCTCAAGTGCTAAAAGATTCCGCCGATTTTCTGGTAGGCCAAAAGGCGATCGATAAAGCGGCTGATTTGGCTACCTTTCAGCAACATCTGCGTACCGACACGCTTAAAACTTGA
- a CDS encoding ABC transporter ATP-binding protein — translation MSFSSRVTSTTPVPRPPSSQEVVVALRDIDLRFGQGAQSVEALRSINLDLTAGDFVCVLGASGCGKTSLLRVLAGYQAPTAGVVYIDGKFHNAPNADVGVVFQRPNLLPWLTIADNVGFGPKMQGEPDLTRKQRVSHYLDLVGLSEASQRLPHQLSGGMRQRAAIACTLAANPRVVLMDEPFGALDALTRESMQLHLRKIWQQTQKTIFFITHDVEEALILSTRIVVMHARPGRIAEQIANPFRDVLDTMSITDLRTMPEFIRLRQRLVSAIHSVGSG, via the coding sequence ATGTCCTTCTCCAGCCGCGTAACTAGCACCACTCCTGTCCCCAGACCACCTTCGTCGCAAGAGGTGGTGGTGGCATTGCGGGATATTGACCTGCGCTTTGGCCAGGGTGCTCAGAGCGTGGAGGCGTTGCGAAGCATCAATTTAGACCTCACTGCCGGGGATTTTGTCTGCGTGCTGGGGGCCTCGGGCTGCGGTAAAACCTCCCTCCTGCGGGTGCTAGCGGGCTACCAGGCTCCCACCGCTGGGGTGGTTTACATCGACGGCAAGTTCCACAATGCCCCCAACGCCGATGTGGGGGTTGTGTTTCAACGGCCCAACCTGTTGCCCTGGCTCACCATTGCCGACAATGTAGGCTTTGGCCCCAAAATGCAGGGTGAACCCGACCTCACCCGCAAGCAGCGGGTTTCCCATTACCTCGATCTGGTAGGTCTGAGCGAAGCCAGTCAGCGCCTGCCCCACCAGCTCTCGGGGGGGATGCGACAAAGGGCTGCGATCGCCTGCACCCTGGCCGCCAACCCCCGCGTCGTGCTGATGGACGAGCCCTTTGGTGCCCTCGACGCCCTCACCCGCGAATCAATGCAGCTACACCTGCGCAAAATCTGGCAGCAAACCCAAAAAACCATCTTCTTCATCACCCACGACGTGGAAGAAGCCCTGATTCTGTCCACTCGGATTGTGGTTATGCACGCTCGCCCTGGCCGCATTGCCGAGCAAATTGCCAATCCCTTCCGCGACGTCCTCGACACCATGAGTATTACCGACCTGCGCACTATGCCAGAGTTTATTCGCCTGCGGCAGCGGCTCGTGTCGGCGATCCACTCGGTAGGGAGTGGATAA
- a CDS encoding ABC transporter permease, whose amino-acid sequence MTLTLPRNPTKPRLAIPRPLQGWLLPVVLVLLWELVSRLGLVAPNLLPAPTTVLETVVDLARSGALFRHVGITLYRVILGFGLGTLVATVLGALTGYSRVAHAYLDPLLQALRNIPSIAWVPLFILWLGIYESSKIALIAVGVFFPVYLNLMSGVQGVDRKLVEVGQIYRLNQWQLVQRVFFPATLPAYLVGLRNGLGLGWMFVVAAELMGASQGLGYLLIDGQTTGRPAIIIASIVLFALLGKLTDSGLSAINKRLLHWQDSYGAG is encoded by the coding sequence ATGACCCTCACCCTCCCCCGCAACCCCACCAAGCCTCGCCTCGCCATCCCCCGCCCCCTCCAGGGCTGGCTGCTTCCCGTTGTGTTAGTGCTGCTGTGGGAGCTAGTGTCCCGGCTGGGCCTAGTAGCCCCTAACCTGCTGCCTGCTCCGACCACGGTGTTGGAGACTGTCGTTGACCTGGCTCGCAGCGGTGCACTGTTTCGCCACGTGGGTATTACCCTCTACCGGGTGATTTTGGGGTTTGGCCTTGGCACTCTAGTGGCCACGGTGCTGGGAGCGCTGACGGGCTATTCTCGCGTTGCCCACGCCTACCTCGACCCGCTGCTGCAAGCCCTGCGAAACATTCCCTCGATCGCCTGGGTGCCGCTGTTTATTCTCTGGCTGGGCATCTACGAAAGCTCGAAGATCGCCCTGATTGCCGTAGGAGTGTTTTTCCCTGTCTACCTGAATTTGATGAGCGGGGTGCAGGGGGTCGATCGCAAGCTGGTAGAGGTGGGTCAAATCTATCGCCTCAACCAGTGGCAGCTGGTGCAGCGGGTTTTCTTTCCGGCCACGTTACCGGCCTACCTGGTCGGGCTTCGCAATGGCCTGGGCCTGGGCTGGATGTTTGTGGTCGCCGCCGAACTCATGGGCGCAAGTCAGGGGTTGGGCTACCTGTTGATCGATGGCCAAACTACGGGACGGCCGGCCATCATCATCGCCAGCATCGTGCTGTTTGCCCTCTTAGGAAAACTGACCGATTCAGGATTATCAGCCATTAATAAGCGACTGCTGCACTGGCAAGATTCCTATGGTGCAGGGTAG
- a CDS encoding ABC transporter ATP-binding protein — MLHIKNVHKQFANGFLALEGIDLTIQPGEIVSLVGTSGCGKSTLLRILAGLDFPTLGEVSIEGEPIAGPHPKVGLIFQEARLMPWLTVADNIKFGLHGLPPLERQWRTQQVLQKVHLSKFAESLPRQLSGGMAQRVAIARALVTQPDILLLDEPFSALDAFTRAQLQDHLLDIWEGDYPTLLLVTHDIEEALVLSDRIIVLRPHPGRIHRELRVDLPRPRRRSSPEFQRLKEQLIGELDLTPELDLVEL, encoded by the coding sequence ATGCTTCACATCAAAAACGTCCACAAACAATTCGCCAATGGCTTCCTGGCCCTGGAGGGGATCGACCTGACCATTCAGCCGGGGGAAATCGTCAGCCTAGTGGGTACCAGCGGCTGCGGCAAGAGCACACTGCTGCGGATTTTGGCGGGGCTAGATTTTCCCACCCTGGGGGAGGTCAGCATTGAGGGTGAACCAATTGCTGGCCCGCACCCCAAGGTGGGGCTGATCTTCCAAGAGGCGAGGCTGATGCCCTGGCTGACGGTCGCAGACAACATCAAGTTTGGTCTCCACGGCTTGCCCCCGCTGGAGCGGCAGTGGCGCACCCAGCAGGTGTTACAGAAAGTGCACCTCAGCAAGTTTGCTGAGTCGTTGCCCCGGCAGCTGTCGGGGGGCATGGCCCAGCGGGTGGCGATCGCCCGCGCCCTGGTCACCCAGCCCGATATTTTGCTGCTCGACGAGCCCTTCAGCGCCCTCGATGCCTTTACCCGCGCCCAGCTGCAAGACCACCTGCTGGATATTTGGGAGGGCGACTACCCGACGCTGCTGCTGGTCACCCACGACATTGAAGAGGCCCTGGTGCTCAGCGATCGCATTATCGTGCTGCGCCCCCACCCCGGTCGCATCCACCGTGAGCTGAGGGTAGATTTGCCCCGACCCCGGCGGCGCAGCAGCCCAGAGTTTCAGCGCCTGAAGGAGCAGTTGATTGGGGAGCTAGATCTGACGCCGGAGCTGGATTTGGTGGAGTTGTGA
- the ssuE gene encoding NADPH-dependent FMN reductase translates to MTKIVAIASSPSHPSRSYAVLEEAQKLLKAQGAELEILLVRDLPAEDLLHARFDSAAINAATAQVTDADAVIISTPVYKAAYTGILKAFLDLLPQKALVGKPILPIATGGTLAHLLAIDYALNPVLGVLGATHILQGVYLVDSQFQRLETGGIELNDPELQTRFHSALTELTHAVPARVPTTV, encoded by the coding sequence ATGACAAAAATTGTTGCGATCGCCAGTAGCCCGTCCCACCCCTCCCGCTCCTACGCGGTGCTGGAGGAAGCGCAGAAACTCTTAAAAGCTCAGGGCGCTGAGCTAGAGATTTTGTTGGTGCGCGATCTGCCAGCGGAAGATTTGCTCCACGCCCGGTTTGATAGTGCGGCCATCAATGCCGCCACGGCCCAAGTCACCGATGCCGATGCGGTGATCATTTCGACACCCGTGTACAAAGCCGCCTACACCGGCATTCTCAAAGCCTTCCTCGACCTGCTGCCCCAAAAGGCGTTGGTGGGCAAACCCATCCTCCCCATCGCTACCGGAGGAACGCTGGCACATCTGCTGGCGATCGACTACGCCCTCAACCCCGTGCTCGGCGTCCTCGGTGCCACCCACATTCTCCAGGGCGTCTACCTGGTCGATAGCCAGTTCCAACGCCTAGAAACCGGCGGCATTGAACTTAACGACCCCGAACTGCAAACCCGCTTCCACAGCGCCCTGACCGAACTCACCCATGCCGTCCCAGCCCGAGTTCCTACTACCGTGTGA
- the ssuC gene encoding aliphatic sulfonate ABC transporter permease SsuC: MTTTLRRPTPRLSLPWDRILPWAVPVGLILLWQLLAQVGVINSRILPAPTDVVRAAVRLTLSGELFRHVAISTWRAVVGFLIGGSIGLFFGVLNGVSRPAELLADSSIQMIRNIPHLAMIPLVILWFGIGDEARIFLVALGVLFPIYVNTFYGIRAIDPGLIEMGRVYGLSRRELFSQVILPGALPSILVGLRYALGNMWLTLIVAETIAASSGIGYMAMNAREFMQTDVVVVAILLYALLGKLADSAVRWLEKVTIAWHPSQNLK, translated from the coding sequence ATGACCACCACCCTCCGCCGCCCTACCCCTCGCCTCTCCCTTCCCTGGGATCGCATCCTCCCCTGGGCCGTCCCAGTTGGGCTTATTCTGCTATGGCAACTCCTGGCCCAGGTGGGTGTCATCAACAGCCGTATCCTACCCGCCCCCACCGATGTGGTGCGGGCCGCTGTTCGCCTCACCCTCAGCGGCGAACTGTTCAGGCACGTTGCCATTAGCACCTGGCGGGCCGTGGTTGGGTTTCTCATTGGTGGCAGCATTGGGCTATTTTTCGGCGTGCTCAACGGTGTCTCCCGCCCCGCCGAGCTGCTGGCCGACAGCTCCATTCAAATGATTCGCAACATTCCCCACCTGGCCATGATTCCCCTGGTCATCCTCTGGTTTGGCATCGGCGATGAGGCACGGATTTTTTTGGTGGCGCTGGGGGTGCTGTTTCCGATTTACGTCAACACCTTCTACGGCATTCGCGCCATCGACCCAGGGCTGATTGAAATGGGCCGCGTCTATGGTCTCAGCCGCCGCGAACTGTTTTCTCAGGTGATATTACCCGGCGCGTTGCCCAGCATTTTAGTCGGCCTGCGCTACGCCCTGGGCAACATGTGGCTCACCCTAATTGTGGCCGAAACCATCGCCGCCAGCTCGGGCATAGGCTACATGGCCATGAACGCCCGCGAATTTATGCAAACCGACGTTGTTGTCGTCGCCATTTTGCTCTACGCCCTGCTCGGCAAACTCGCCGACTCCGCCGTCCGCTGGCTGGAGAAAGTCACCATTGCCTGGCACCCGAGTCAGAATTTGAAGTGA
- a CDS encoding ATP-binding cassette domain-containing protein, whose protein sequence is MTQTSHTPTHTTDATGTHVWLNGVTKAFGNITVLDNFSLEILPGEFVAVVGKSGCGKSTLLRLLAGLETPTHGEIVLDGQRLNGLNAKARVMFQDSRLLPWRKVIENVALGLKEQTRPRSHWALQQVGLDSRAQDWTTVLSGGQQQRVALARALVTQPHLLLLDEPLGALDALTRIDMQRLIETLWQEQQFTALLVTHDVEEAVMLGDRVIVIQNGRIELDVPVYLPRPRNLADPELTRLKQKVLNQILRN, encoded by the coding sequence ATGACCCAAACCTCCCACACCCCAACCCACACCACTGATGCCACGGGCACTCACGTTTGGCTAAACGGCGTCACCAAAGCCTTTGGCAATATAACGGTGCTCGACAACTTTAGTCTCGAAATTTTGCCCGGTGAGTTTGTTGCTGTAGTGGGTAAAAGCGGCTGCGGCAAAAGCACCTTGCTGCGCCTGCTGGCGGGGCTAGAAACACCGACCCACGGAGAAATCGTCCTCGATGGTCAGCGTTTGAATGGGCTAAATGCTAAAGCACGGGTGATGTTTCAAGACTCTCGATTGCTGCCCTGGCGCAAGGTGATTGAAAATGTCGCCCTGGGTCTCAAAGAACAGACCCGCCCTCGCAGCCACTGGGCCTTGCAGCAGGTGGGGCTAGACAGCCGTGCCCAAGATTGGACGACGGTACTATCGGGTGGTCAACAACAGCGCGTAGCCCTGGCTCGGGCACTGGTCACCCAACCCCACCTACTGCTGCTCGACGAACCCTTAGGGGCACTCGATGCCCTAACCCGCATTGACATGCAGCGCTTGATCGAAACGCTTTGGCAAGAGCAGCAGTTTACTGCGTTGTTAGTGACCCATGATGTTGAAGAAGCGGTGATGCTGGGCGATCGCGTCATTGTCATTCAGAATGGCCGCATTGAACTTGATGTGCCGGTTTACTTGCCCCGCCCACGCAACTTGGCCGACCCAGAACTCACCCGGCTTAAGCAGAAGGTGCTCAACCAAATTCTGCGCAACTGA